A region from the Lytechinus variegatus isolate NC3 chromosome 6, Lvar_3.0, whole genome shotgun sequence genome encodes:
- the LOC121417867 gene encoding angiopoietin-1 receptor-like produces the protein MTDRYQPDDDGSITWRKDGGDVLTQFEGQTNISFPNPIRISDQGFYEIYYDGERDQNRGGIARLIVRECPAGKWGPPKCQGVCDNCYNGGVCDDKSGICICPNNFKGKNCLEICRDDGGNNFGIDCESYCSYRNLPTSCRTYLFCLPDPYGCSCDVGSRGLSCDSDCLVGTYGAGCSQTCHCANESSCDPFSGICTTGGCQPGWSGNNCQSLHPHTVYGQQPGPQFWTPSLHVCRFMTSE, from the exons ATGACTGATCGATACCAACCTGATGATGATGGAAGTATCACATGGAGGaaagatggtggtgatgttcTTACACAATTTGAAGGTCAGACCAATATCAGCTTCCCAAACCCAATCCGGATATCAGACCAAGGGTTTTATGAGATCTACTATGATGGCGAGAGAGATCAAAACAGAGGAGGAATCGCCAGACTTATCGTCAGGG AATGTCCTGCCGGAAAGTGGGGTCCACCTAAATGCCAAGGTGTCTGTGATAACTGCTACAACGGTGGTGTCTGTGATGATAAATCTGGTATTTGCATCTGCCCGAACAACTTCAAAGGAAAAAATTGTTTAGAAA TTTGCAGGGATGATGGAGGGAATAATTTTGGAATAGACTGTGAATCTTATTGCTCATATCGTAATCTCCCAACGAGCTGTCGTACCTATCTGTTTTGTCTACCTGATCCTTATGGATGCTCATGTGATGTTGGTTCCCGAGGCCTTTCATGTGATAGTG ATTGTCTTGTTGGTACATACGGTGCAGGATGCTCGCAGACATGTCACTGTGCAAATGAATCATCGTGTGACCCTTTTAGTGGAATATGCACTACAGGTGGATGTCAGCCGGGATGGTCAGGGAACAATTGTCAAA GCCTACACCCTCACACAGTTTACGGCCAGCAGCCAGGACCGCAGTTCTGGACACCAAGTCTACACGTATGCAGATTCATGACTTCGGAATAA